TGCCGTTAAGGCAGAAGCTGGCATACAATAGCGGCACAGGGTGCAGTTAAGGCAGGAGTTGACTTGCAATAGCGGCACCGAATGCCGTTAATTGTGAAGGAGGCCGTCCCATTGTTTTGGGATAGCCTCTTCTATTGACTAAGTATTTCCTGTCTTAAGCAACTCATCAATCGACTTCAGCGTCTGCCCCGCCTTGCCGTGTATCACAAGGTCAAACATGGAGTCCATGTCGGTGGCTTCTGCGTTGAGGATGGCAATTCGCCCACGGGTTACGGAGGGAAGCTGGTTGACGGGGTAGACCTGGAGACTGGTGCCGATAACAAGCACCAGATCGGCCCGGGTGATATTTGCAAGGGCCTCGTTCCACGCGTCTTCCGGCAGCATCTCCCCGAACAGGACCACATTTGGCCGCAAACGCCCGCCGCAGGTGGGACAGGGTTTCTTGGCCAGGAAATCGTCCATGAGTGCTGGATTGTCACACCCTTGGCAGCGAACCGACCGGATGGAACCATGCAGTTCCAGGACATTTTCGCTTCCGGCTGCCTGGTGCAGTCCGTCCACATTCTGGGTGGCTACGCAACGAACCAGGCCGTGTCGCTCCCAGTCTGCAAGAATCAGATGCCCTTGATGAGGTTGAATGGTGCTGAGGGCTTTGATTCGGGTGCTGTAAAACTCGTGAAAAAGGGGATAGTGTCGCTCGAGAGCTTCAATTGACGCAACTGTTCCCGGGTCGATATTCCGCCACCAGCCGCTTTTTGATCGAAAATCGGGGATGCCGCTCTCCGTCGACATGCCAGCCCCCGTAAGCACAACCGTATAACCGGACTCTTGAAGCCATCGTGCCAATTGCTTAATCCCCACCTCCGCCACCTCCGCCATCGCCGCCTCCACCGTCGGAACCGCCACTGTCCCCCCAACCGTCGAACCAGGACTTCCGGGATTCGGAGTCGTTGTCATATCCAGTTCCCACATACCCGCTATCCCCGTCATGACCCCGCCGTCTATTTCCGGATGAAGATTTTCTGCTTCCCGTTATGCTTCCAATGATGGCAAGTATAACCACAAATGCCACCAATGCAACAAATATTCCCACACAAATCTCCTCCTCAGTTTGGTAACCCAAGTATACAACAGGGTTCCAGTTACTGGTATACGACCCCGTGCTGGTACATCGCAAAAAAAAACTGCCAGCCGAAAGCTGACAATTGAACGGCAACGACAGTAATCCGTGATAAGAACATAGCGGTTACACACTTCCTTAAAATAAAAAGACCCTGTAACTTTTGACAGGATCCCCGTTGGCCAATATTCAGTTGTCGTCCTGCATCAATTCTCTTCGTTATCGTCCCACCTTGTCTTTTTGAGGGTTGTAGACTTGGCAATCCAACTTCTTGAAATCTTTATCGAATGATACAATTGGAACACCAGAAGCAGAAGAACGAGCTGCAAGGTACGCATCCATGAAATCCACGTTTTTCTCATGGAATTTTCGGAGCGCTGCCACTACAACATCTCGGTCTTCTGCTTCGATTCCTGAGGTCAGCAGAAAGGGGATTAAGGTATTTGCAATCTTCTCTTTGGGAAGTGCAAAACGCTCTGCCTTCTCAAAGATATGACAACACTCCTGAATCACACCAACTGGGATAATTAACCTGATTTTCCCAGCTTCAATCTCTTCCATGACCCTTTCTGCATGATGCGAGTTAGAATCACCTGCAAAATAGCTTACCAAAAAATTTGTGTCTGCGAAGAACATATTAGGATACAAACATAATCACTCTTCCTTTCTGGAACGTTTCTTATCCGCCACTGCCTGCCATGCCTCGTTACGAAGTGCTTTGTAATCCAGTTCCACACCGATTCCATCTTTGGGAGCTAATGCGCCGCGCAGCGACTTCAAAGGCTTCATTTTGACTGGTCGCAATAGTACTTTTCCTTCCCCCAAGATTTCTAATGTAACAGTATCTCCCTCCTCTAATTTAATTGCCTTACGGATATCCGACGGAATCACGATTTGGCCTTTTGAAGATACTTTGGTTGTTAGCATTCCGACCCTCCTTTCAGGTCCGGAAAATACTCGTCCCTCAAAGTTCCTCATACCCTCCTTGGTCATTCAATTACCCCCCAATCAAGTAATACTATATCACACAAAACGCAAAAGTAAAATGTTTATATTTTTTCTTACCATAATATTTTTGTATTACGTTATAGTATTTATCTAACCAATGAAAGGTTATACCAACCAAAGCACAAATTTGGCCCAAACCGCGTCACATAAAGAGACTTTTGGCAATTGGACGGACGCCCCAGTTATGCAGACTGACAAGAAATTCGATAAGGACAATTGGTGTGCTGACAAGTTCGATGGCTGGGACTGGGAGTCAGCGTTTTCTGTTTTCCTTCTGGCACTTTTTTTTCGTTACGGGAAAAATCCTCTTCCCGGACCAAAAGAACAATAAAAGTGGCAAGGCTCAGCAGCATCAATATCAGACCCAATTCGATTCCGTAATCTCCGATCATTGACGTTCTTCCTCCTTCCCCGCAATGGTCCCTGAGTTAACTGATCAATTTAACTATTTGTTGGTATCTTGGAATTAGTATATTTCGTGACAAAAATTTTAAACATCGGTGAATTCCCTGAAAAAGGTCAGGGAATCCCCTGAAAATTTCAATTTGGAAAAATTTATCTGAATTATGATATAATTACATTCACCTAATAAAGAAACCGGGTGTGATGCATGTGACCACTGCTGTATACCTGTTGGGCTCCCTGCTGCTTTATTTTGCCGTTACCGGCTACCTGGACAAGCGCAAAGCGGAGCGAGCGCTTCAATCCAGTGAAAACCGGTTTCTGGGGTTGCTTCATTATGCCAACGATATGATCTTTATATATGAGGTTTCTCCCGACTACGAGCCGAAACTGATTGAGGTGAACAGCCGGGCCTGTGAGAAACTGGGATACTCCAGGCAGGAGTTAATGGCGCTGCCGTCGTTGAAGATCTTCGCCCCCGAATGTGTCATTCCAATGGACGAAGTCAAGCAACAATTGTCGTCAAAAGGGGAGGCCACTTACGAATGGATCTTCTTCACCAAGCAGAATACAAGAATTCCGGTAGAGACGAATCTCCGGTATGTGGTATCCAATAACCAGAAGATGCTGCTGGCAATCTCCCGCGACATCTCAGACCGGAAGCTTACGGAGAAAGTTCTCCGGGAGAGTGACGAAAAGTACTATACGATCATTGAGAATCTGAAAGACGGTTACTATGAAGTCGATATCTATGGGAACTTCACATTCGCCAATTCCTCCTTATGCAACATGTTGGGGTATAAGGAGGATGAACTGATAGGGCTGAATCACCGGAATTATACCGATGAAGAGAACGCCAAGAAGCTCTTGCACGCCTTTAACCGGGTATTTGTAACGGGTGAACCTGTGAAAAGCATGGAGTTCGAGTATCATACCCAAAAGGGGAAACAAGGGGAGTCCCGGGTTGCTGAGATTTCGGTGTCTTTGATTAAGGATGTCTACGATCAACCGGTTGGTTTCCGTGGGATCGTCCGTGACATTACCGACAAGAAAAGGGCCAAGCTGCAATTGGAAGAGAGTGAACAGCGGTACAAATCGATTGTCGAGAACAACTCGGACGCGATTTACTCAGTGGATCTGTATGGCAAATTGCTGACGGTCAACCCTGCAGCGGAGAAACTTACCGGGTACCATGCGAAAGAACTGTGCAACCGGAACATGATCGAATTGGTAGTACCGGAAGACGTGGAAAAAGCAATCACCCACTTTAATAAAGCCAAGGCAGGCGACCCCCAGGATTATGAGGTGTCTGTCATTCACAATGAAGGACAGATATTGCAAATTCACGTCAAGAATGTACCGATTGTGGTGAACAACCGGATTGTTGGGGTTTATGGAATTGCAAGGGATGTTACCGCCCGCAACAAGGCAATCGAGACCATCAACCACATGGCCTATCACGACATACTGACCGATTTGCCCAACCGTCGCTTCTTCCAGGAACAGTTGCGGGTGGGGCTGCAACATGCCAAGGCACAAGGGGAAAAATTGGCCGTTGTATTTCTCGACCTCGATCGCTTCAAAGTCATTAACGATACTTACGGTCACGGAGCGGGGGATCGCTTGCTGCAAATCATTGCGGATCGTCTGCAGGACTGTAGGGGTGACAACGAAGTTGTGGCGCGAATGGGCGGGGACGAATTCACTCTGTTGATTCCGGGCATCAAGGAAGCGGAAGATGCGTTGGGCACTGTTCAGAGGGTCTTCCGGGCACTGAAAGAACCGATTTTTATCAATGGATTGGAGGTTCATATCACAACCAGCATCGGGATTGCGGTGTACCCCAATGACGGCGAGGATGCGGAGACGTTGATGAAGCATGCGGACTCTGCCATGTACAGGGCCAAAGAACAGGGAAAGAACAATTACCAATTCTTTGCTCCGGTTCTCAGCTCTGACTGGGTTCAATGGCTGACATTGGAGAACGATCTGCGCAAAGCGCTGGAACGCAAAGAATTCAAGATCTATTACCAGCCTCAGATCAGTATTCGAACAGGCCGTGTTATTGGGCTGGAAGCCCTTATCCGCTGGCATCACCCGGAGAAGGGCTTGATATCTCCCGCCCAGTTCATTCCTCTTGCGGAAGAGACGGGCTTGATTGTCCCCATTGGGGAATGGGTTCTGTGGGAAGCCTGCAGACAAAACCGGGAGTGGCAGGACGCAGGATATGCAAAAATGAGGATTGCGGTCAACACGTCGGCCCGCCAATTCCAACAGGGCAACCTGGCCCAAACGGTGCAAAATGTCCTGCGGGAAACCGGGCTGGATCCCCGCTGGCTGGAGCTGGAGCTTACGGAGAGCGCAGCCATGCACCAGGCGGAAAATGTCATTGATATTCTGCAGCAGATAAAGAAGCTTGGGGTCTCCATTTCCATCGACGATTTCGGCACCGGGTATTCTTCACTGAACTATCTCAAACGGTTCCCGGTGGATTTTCTGAAGATCGATCAAACCTTTGTCCATGATATCAATCAGGACTCAGATGATGCCGTCATTGTCAATGCCATGATTGCGGTGGCTCACAGCCTGAATTTGAAAGTGGTGGCGGAAGGAGTGGAAACCCAGGAACAGCTGGACTTCCTGAAACAACGGCGATGTGACGTTGTACAGGGGTATTTCTTCAGCAAACCGGTCCCGGGCGAGGAAATTGAATCCATGCTGAAGAGCATGAAAAGCAAAAAAGGCACGCACGTGTAAGCGATGCGTGCCTTTCTGTTGGTTGTATTATTCGACCTCTTTCAGGAATCCTTCCAGACGATCCATCGCTTTCGCCAGATTCTCGTCAGACACCGCATAGGAGATGCGGATGTTGTTGGGGGCGCCAAAGCCTTCGCCCGGAACCAGGGCGATGTTGGCCTTCTCCAGAAGCAGGGTGGCAAAGGTATTGGCCGAATCAATCTTCGTCCCTTTGTAGGACTTGCCAATGATGTCCGCCACGTTCGGGAACACATAGAATGCGCCCTGCGGACGGATGCACTTGATCAGCGGCATCTCCTCAAGCCGCTTCATCACATAGTCCAGACGTTTGCGGAACGCTTCAATGACGTTGGGGTCAAACGCGTCCAGAGCCTTCAGCGCCGCCTTCTGGGAAATGGAAGCGGGATTGGATGTAGTCTGGCTTTGGAAACTGGTCATCGCTTTCACGATGGCACGGTCAGCGGCGATATATCCCACGCGCCAGCCTGTCATGGCAAACGCTTTGGAGAATCCGTTAACCAGAATGGTCCGCTTCTTCATGGCTTCCGACACGGATGCTATCGACATCTGTTCTACGCCGTAGACCATTTTTTCGTAGATTTCGTCCGATATGACATAGAACTCATGCTGTTCCATCACTTCCGCCAGCGCCTTCAGATCCTCCGGAGAGTAAACGGCACCCGTCGGGTTGCTCGGCGAATTGAGCAGCAGCGCTTTTGTTTTGGGTGTGATCGCTTGTTTCAGCATCTCCGGCGTGATCTTGAAGCCGGTCGATTCGTCGGTTGCGATGACCACCGGTTCGCCTTCCGCCAGGCGAATCATTTCCGGGTAACTCACCCAGTAAGGGGCCGGTAGGATCACTTCGTCCCCCGGGTTGAGAATGGCCATGAAAGCGTTGTAAAGAGAGTGCTTCGCGCCGTTGGACACGATAATGTCATCCATCTCGTAATCCAGGCCGTTCTCGTCCTTCAACTTCTTGGCAATGGCTTTGCGCAGGTCGTTGATGCCCGGCACCGCTGTGTATTTGGTGAATCCCTGCTTGATTGCTTCGATCGCTGCCTGTGCAGCGGGTTCAGGAGTGCCAAAGTCCGGCTCCCCTACGCTCAAATTGATAATGTCGACACCCTGCGCCACCAATTCCTTGGTCTTCGCGTCAATGGCCAGCGTGGGTGACGGGGCAATCGCCTTGATCCGATCAGATAATCCAAATGCCATCCAGATTCCCTCCATAACCAGATTCGGTGCTGTTTCCGATATTCTGGAAAACTCCATTATATCTACAGTACGCCAAGGAAAGGGAGCCGTCAACTGGCAGCAGGGTACAATTCAGTGAAACAATGGTCAGTCGGTTCCCCCGCGGAACCATTTCCAGAACTTTTTGATACCGGACTTTCCTTGTTCCGGATTCAGGATGTCCAGATTGAAGCCCGAGGCCGGATGTTCGGTGCATTCGTCTGTTGGTTCGGTTCCAATCCGAAAGAATTCCCGTTGTACCTGAGGACAGTTGGGTGTAGCCAGCATCCCGGTTGTAGGATCAATAGTAAGCTCCAACAGTCCTTCCGGACGTTCGAAATCGCTTGCCGGTGTGTTTTCCAGGGCCGTCTTCATGAATTCTCCCCAGATCTGGGCTGCCGCGTAGGATTCTCTTGTGTTCAGCAGATGGTTTTTGTCATATCCCACCCAAACCACTGCCACCAGGTTGGGGGAGTATCCCGCCATCCAGGCATCCGTATCGGTGGTCCCGGTTTTTCCTGCCACGACGCGGTTGGCAACGGATGGCGCAACCCGGGCCGCTGTTCCCCCCGGCTCAAAGACGCTTTTCATAAGATCGGTCAGTATGAACACGTTCTGCGGGTTGGCCGCTTGCTGAGACGCCCTTTCCCGATGGTAGATTTCGCGGCCGTAGGCATTCACTACCTGCCGGATTGCTGTAGGCTCCAGGAGCGTTCCGCCATTGGCCAGTGCGGCATATGCCTTGGCCATCTCCAGAGGAGAGACGGGGAACACGCCAAGAGCCAGGGAAGGATAGGGTTTCAGTTCGCTTTCGATGCCAAATCGCCTTGCCGTTTCGATCACTTGCTGCGGAGTGATTTCCATGATGGTTGCCACCGCGTAGACATTGTCGGATTTGCGGATGGCTTCCCGCATGGTTATATAGTCATAGGCGTATTGGTCATTGAAGTTTTTCACTTCATAATACTTGTCTTTCTCGTAGTTGAAGGTGGTCGGTTCACTCTTGACCATACGGACCGGTGACGCTCCGTTTTCCAGTGCGGAAAGGTAAACAAAGGGCTTGAACGAGGAGCCGGGCTGCCGGGTCGCCAGCACCCGGTTAAAGGAAGACTGGCTGAAGTCCCGTCCGCCGACCATCGCTTTAATGTGGCCGGTTTTGGGATCCAGCGCCACCAGTGCCGCCTGCAATCCGGGAACCTGCGGCAGATGTTTCTGGATGGCCGCTTCCGCCGCTTTCTGCATGTGCAAATCCAGGGTAGTCTGCAGGGTCAGCCCGCTCCGGTACAATTCCTCCTCAGGAACCCCGTGCAGGTTGATGGCCGACCAGGTGGCGTACCGGGTAAAGTAGGGAGCCGCACCGTTCTGAATGTCCTTTTTTTCGGCAAAATGGAGATTCTGCTTATAGGCCGCATCTGCCTGTTCCTGCGTGATGTAGCCGTGTCGCACCATGGCTTGCAGGACTTGCTGCTGCCGTTCTTTCGCCTTGTTCTGGTCGCTGAAGGGGGAGAAGAAGGTCGGGCCCTTCGGGATTCCCGCCAACAGGGCCGACTCTGCCAGATTGAGATCCGTCGCTGATTTGTTGAAATAGATCTTGGCAGCCGTTCCGACCCCGTTGGCGCCGTGGCCGTAGTAGACGGCATTCAGGTATAACTCCAGGATTTCCTGCTTGGAGTAACGGGTTTCCAGTTGGATGGTGAGCAGCATCTCACGAAATTTCCGCGACCAGGTGCGGTCGTGGGAAAGGTACATCACCTTCGCCAGCTGTTGAGTAATGGAGGAACCGCCTTCAATCAGTTCCCTGTTTTTCAAGTTGACATAGAGCGCCCGGGCGATTCCGCGCAGATTCAACCCGCTGTGCTGGTAGAATTGGGCATCTTCAATGGCAATGGTGGCATTCTGCAGGTCTTGCGGCACTTCACGAATGTCCACTCGGACCCGATTTTGCCCGTTGTTCAGCAGATCGGCCAACAGTGCCCCATCGGCGGAGACAATTCGGGAATGCGTGGTCAAGTCGCTTGCGGGCAGCGGTGCAAAGCGCATGTATAAATAAAGAAGGAAACCGGATAGAAAAGTAACGGCAGCAAAATAAAGCCCCAATCGGATCAACAGGGTCTTTCTTCTGCGGACGCGATCCTGCATGGCGGTTGGCAGGGAATGTGCCTCCACCGTCCTAGCTGGGGACTGTTTGGGCGCTGCCAACGGCTCCGACCCGGTCCAGGTATCTTCTGTCAGATTCGGTTTGTCGATCATGATGCCACCTCCTTACGCACTGGTACACTAGCAACCAGTATGGGCAGAAATGGTAGGAGGTAAACTTCACAGTTCATGGCAAAATGGGGATTTTCTCAAAATACAAACCTGGTTTGTTTCGGATGTCAAAATTGTTACATTTCACTAAATATTGTTTGCATAAATATAAATGTAAGGTATAATTAACATGACTGTTTATTTGTTTTGAAAATAGGGGTGGGGAGGACGAAGATTATGAGAGGCGATTTGTGGAAAGCGGTAAGCAATTTGGTACAGAGCAGGGTAAATAGTAACGAAGTGATTCAAGATGGAGAGAATGCTTATGCGCTTGGTCGTTTGACAAACATGGAACGTAAAGTTGTGATTGAGCATTTTGTAGATAAACGCACGGATAACAAGATTATTGGTACATCGAGCAAGTGGGTATGAATTCGCAGATGAT
The DNA window shown above is from Effusibacillus lacus and carries:
- a CDS encoding SIR2 family NAD-dependent protein deacylase, whose translation is MAEVAEVGIKQLARWLQESGYTVVLTGAGMSTESGIPDFRSKSGWWRNIDPGTVASIEALERHYPLFHEFYSTRIKALSTIQPHQGHLILADWERHGLVRCVATQNVDGLHQAAGSENVLELHGSIRSVRCQGCDNPALMDDFLAKKPCPTCGGRLRPNVVLFGEMLPEDAWNEALANITRADLVLVIGTSLQVYPVNQLPSVTRGRIAILNAEATDMDSMFDLVIHGKAGQTLKSIDELLKTGNT
- a CDS encoding PIN domain-containing protein, coding for MFFADTNFLVSYFAGDSNSHHAERVMEEIEAGKIRLIIPVGVIQECCHIFEKAERFALPKEKIANTLIPFLLTSGIEAEDRDVVVAALRKFHEKNVDFMDAYLAARSSASGVPIVSFDKDFKKLDCQVYNPQKDKVGR
- a CDS encoding AbrB/MazE/SpoVT family DNA-binding domain-containing protein — encoded protein: MLTTKVSSKGQIVIPSDIRKAIKLEEGDTVTLEILGEGKVLLRPVKMKPLKSLRGALAPKDGIGVELDYKALRNEAWQAVADKKRSRKEE
- a CDS encoding sensor domain-containing protein; amino-acid sequence: MTTAVYLLGSLLLYFAVTGYLDKRKAERALQSSENRFLGLLHYANDMIFIYEVSPDYEPKLIEVNSRACEKLGYSRQELMALPSLKIFAPECVIPMDEVKQQLSSKGEATYEWIFFTKQNTRIPVETNLRYVVSNNQKMLLAISRDISDRKLTEKVLRESDEKYYTIIENLKDGYYEVDIYGNFTFANSSLCNMLGYKEDELIGLNHRNYTDEENAKKLLHAFNRVFVTGEPVKSMEFEYHTQKGKQGESRVAEISVSLIKDVYDQPVGFRGIVRDITDKKRAKLQLEESEQRYKSIVENNSDAIYSVDLYGKLLTVNPAAEKLTGYHAKELCNRNMIELVVPEDVEKAITHFNKAKAGDPQDYEVSVIHNEGQILQIHVKNVPIVVNNRIVGVYGIARDVTARNKAIETINHMAYHDILTDLPNRRFFQEQLRVGLQHAKAQGEKLAVVFLDLDRFKVINDTYGHGAGDRLLQIIADRLQDCRGDNEVVARMGGDEFTLLIPGIKEAEDALGTVQRVFRALKEPIFINGLEVHITTSIGIAVYPNDGEDAETLMKHADSAMYRAKEQGKNNYQFFAPVLSSDWVQWLTLENDLRKALERKEFKIYYQPQISIRTGRVIGLEALIRWHHPEKGLISPAQFIPLAEETGLIVPIGEWVLWEACRQNREWQDAGYAKMRIAVNTSARQFQQGNLAQTVQNVLRETGLDPRWLELELTESAAMHQAENVIDILQQIKKLGVSISIDDFGTGYSSLNYLKRFPVDFLKIDQTFVHDINQDSDDAVIVNAMIAVAHSLNLKVVAEGVETQEQLDFLKQRRCDVVQGYFFSKPVPGEEIESMLKSMKSKKGTHV
- a CDS encoding pyridoxal phosphate-dependent aminotransferase, with the protein product MAFGLSDRIKAIAPSPTLAIDAKTKELVAQGVDIINLSVGEPDFGTPEPAAQAAIEAIKQGFTKYTAVPGINDLRKAIAKKLKDENGLDYEMDDIIVSNGAKHSLYNAFMAILNPGDEVILPAPYWVSYPEMIRLAEGEPVVIATDESTGFKITPEMLKQAITPKTKALLLNSPSNPTGAVYSPEDLKALAEVMEQHEFYVISDEIYEKMVYGVEQMSIASVSEAMKKRTILVNGFSKAFAMTGWRVGYIAADRAIVKAMTSFQSQTTSNPASISQKAALKALDAFDPNVIEAFRKRLDYVMKRLEEMPLIKCIRPQGAFYVFPNVADIIGKSYKGTKIDSANTFATLLLEKANIALVPGEGFGAPNNIRISYAVSDENLAKAMDRLEGFLKEVE
- a CDS encoding transglycosylase domain-containing protein, translating into MIDKPNLTEDTWTGSEPLAAPKQSPARTVEAHSLPTAMQDRVRRRKTLLIRLGLYFAAVTFLSGFLLYLYMRFAPLPASDLTTHSRIVSADGALLADLLNNGQNRVRVDIREVPQDLQNATIAIEDAQFYQHSGLNLRGIARALYVNLKNRELIEGGSSITQQLAKVMYLSHDRTWSRKFREMLLTIQLETRYSKQEILELYLNAVYYGHGANGVGTAAKIYFNKSATDLNLAESALLAGIPKGPTFFSPFSDQNKAKERQQQVLQAMVRHGYITQEQADAAYKQNLHFAEKKDIQNGAAPYFTRYATWSAINLHGVPEEELYRSGLTLQTTLDLHMQKAAEAAIQKHLPQVPGLQAALVALDPKTGHIKAMVGGRDFSQSSFNRVLATRQPGSSFKPFVYLSALENGASPVRMVKSEPTTFNYEKDKYYEVKNFNDQYAYDYITMREAIRKSDNVYAVATIMEITPQQVIETARRFGIESELKPYPSLALGVFPVSPLEMAKAYAALANGGTLLEPTAIRQVVNAYGREIYHRERASQQAANPQNVFILTDLMKSVFEPGGTAARVAPSVANRVVAGKTGTTDTDAWMAGYSPNLVAVVWVGYDKNHLLNTRESYAAAQIWGEFMKTALENTPASDFERPEGLLELTIDPTTGMLATPNCPQVQREFFRIGTEPTDECTEHPASGFNLDILNPEQGKSGIKKFWKWFRGGTD